One window from the genome of Microbacterium sulfonylureivorans encodes:
- a CDS encoding type II toxin-antitoxin system PemK/MazF family toxin yields MTQSPGILSRIAQLFHPTTRKSSSTSRVTPGDDEPGRSGATATVEIVPPARDALRISYAPDADGDPDAGEIVWTWVPYDERDGRGKDRPVLVIAHENADWVYVVRLTSKSHDGERDFLAIGAGAWDSQGRPSWVDVEQIYRVHRDGMRREASVLDLDRFARVADALHRRYGWAVGA; encoded by the coding sequence GTGACGCAAAGCCCCGGCATCCTGAGCCGCATCGCGCAGCTGTTCCACCCCACGACAAGGAAGAGCAGCTCGACCTCGCGCGTAACGCCCGGAGACGATGAACCGGGGCGGAGCGGGGCGACGGCGACCGTCGAGATCGTCCCCCCGGCACGGGACGCCCTCAGGATCTCCTACGCCCCCGACGCCGACGGCGACCCGGACGCCGGCGAGATCGTGTGGACGTGGGTGCCGTACGACGAGCGCGACGGGCGGGGAAAGGACCGGCCCGTGCTGGTCATCGCGCACGAGAACGCCGACTGGGTGTACGTCGTTCGACTCACCAGTAAGTCGCACGACGGCGAACGCGACTTTCTGGCGATCGGCGCGGGCGCCTGGGACTCGCAGGGCCGACCTTCATGGGTCGACGTCGAGCAGATCTACCGCGTGCATCGGGACGGCATGCGGCGCGAGGCATCCGTCCTCGATCTCGACAGGTTCGCTCGGGTCGCCGACGCGCTCCATCGACGCTACGGCTGGGCGGTCGGGGCCTGA